From the Meriones unguiculatus strain TT.TT164.6M chromosome 12, Bangor_MerUng_6.1, whole genome shotgun sequence genome, one window contains:
- the Ddx56 gene encoding probable ATP-dependent RNA helicase DDX56, which yields MEDQEALGFEHMGLDPRLLQAVTDLGWSRPTLIQEKAIPLALEGKDLLARARTGSGKTAAYAIPMLQLLLHKKATGPVTEQAVRGLVLVPTKELARQAQSMIQQLAAYCAREVRVANVSAAEDSASQRAMLMEKPDVVVGTPSRILSQLQQDNLKLRDSLELLVVDEADLLFSFGFEDELKSLLCHLPRIYQAFLMSATFNEDVQALKELVLHNPVTLKLQESQLPGPDQLQQFQVVCETEEDKFLLLYALLKLSLIRGKTLLFVNTLERGYRLRLFLEQFSIPSCVLNGELPLRSRCHIISQFNQGLYDCVIATDAEILGPPVKGKRRGRGSKGDKASDPESGVARGIDFHHVSAVLNFDLPPTPEAYVHRAGRTARADNPGIVLTFVLPTERSSLGKIEELLSGEGEAPILLPYQFQMQEIESFRYRCRDAMRSVTKQAIREARLKEIKEELLHSEKLKTYFEDNPRDLQLLRHDLPLHPAVVKPHLGNVPDYLVPAALRGLVHPRKKRRKLPPSRKAKKVKTQNPLRDFKHRGKKSKPTAKPS from the exons GCTGTCACAGACTTGGGCTGGTCGCGTCCTACGCTGATCCAGGAAAAGGCCATACCTCTGGCGCTGGAGGGGAAGGACCTCTTGGCCCGCGCCCGCACAGGCTCCGGGAAGACGGCAGCTTATGCTATTCCGATGCTGCAGTTGCTTCTCCACAAGAAAGCG ACAGGTCCTGTAACGGAGCAAGCTGTGAGAGGCCTTGTCCTTGTTCCCACTAAGGAGCTGGCCCGGCAGGCCCAGTCCATGATCCAGCAGCTGGCCGCCTACTGTGCTCGCGAAGTCCGAGTGGCCAATGTCTCAGCCGCCGAAGACTCCGCTTCTCAGAG AGCTATGTTGATGgagaagccagatgtggtggtgggCACCCCATCCCGAATATTAAGCCAGTTGCAGCAGGACAACCTAAAACTTCGTGACTCCCTGGAGCTGCTGGTGGTAGACGAAGCTGACCTTCTGTTTTCCTTTGGCTTTGAGGACGAACTCAAGAGTCTTCTCTG TCACTTGCCTCGGATTTACCAGGCTTTTCTCATGTCGGCCACTTTCAATGAGGATGTACAAGCTCTGAAGGAGCTGGTACTTCATAACCCG GTTACCCTCAAGTTGCAGGAGTCCCAGCTGCCAGGTCCAGACCAGCTACAGCAGTTTCAGGTGGTCTGTGAGAccgaagaagataaattcttgcTGCTCTATGCCCTGCTCAAGCTGTCACTGATTCGGGGCAAAACCTTGCTCTTTGTCAACACTCTGGAGAGGGGTTACCGGCTCCGTCTTTTCCTGGAACAGTTCAGTATTCCTTCCTGTGTGCTCAATGGAGAACTCCCACTGCGGTCCAG GTGCCACATCATCTCCCAGTTCAACCAAGGTCTCTATGATTGTGTCATAGCAACAGATGCTGAAATCTTGGGACCCCCAGTCAAAGGCAAGCGGCGAGGCCGAGGGTCCAAGGGAGACAA GGCCTCTGATCCAGAGTCAGGTGTGGCCCGGGGCATAGACTTCCACCATGTATCTGCTGTACTCAACTTTGATCTTCCTCCCACTCCAGAAGCCTATGTCCATCGAGCCGGCAG GACAGCTCGAGCCGACAACCCAGGCATAGTTCTGACTTTTGTGCTGCCCACAGAGCGGTCCAGCTTGGGGAAGATTGAGGAACTTCTCAGTGGCG AGGGCGAGGCCCCCATCCTGCTTCCCTACCAGTTCCAGATGCAGGAGATTGAAAGCTTTCGCTATCGCTGCAGG GATGCCATGCGCTCAGTGACCAAACAGGCCATTCGTGAGGCAagattgaaggagatcaaggaggagCTTCTACACTCAGAGAAGCTCAAG ACATACTTTGAAGACAACCCCAGGGACCTTCAGCTGCTACGTCACGATCTGCCCTTGCACCCAGCAGTGGTAAAGCCTCATCTGGGCAATGTCCCTGACTACTTGG TTCCTGCTGCTCTTCGTGGCCTTGTACATCCTCGAAAGAAACGGAGAAAGCTTCCCCCTTCTAGGAAGGCTAAG AAGGTGAAGACCCAGAACCCACTGCGTGACTTCAAGCACAGGGGAAAGAAATCTAAACCCACAGCAAAACCTTCCTGA